The following nucleotide sequence is from Nocardioides eburneiflavus.
ACAGCACCGCCTCGGGGCCGTCGGCCACCGCGATGCGGGCGTCGGTCTCGCCGAGGATCGACCCGTTGAGGTCGGTCAGGGCGGCGGTCGCGTGGGTGGCGCCGATGTCGACGCCGACGACGAGCTTGGCGGTCGGGTTGAGGGCGAAGAGGGCGGGCGGACGACCGCCGGTCGAGCGGGCGCCGCCGAACGGCGCGACGAGCCCGAGCCGCATCAGGGTGTCGATCCGGGCCGTGATCGTGGAGCGGGCCAGGCCCGTCGCCTCGGCCAGCTGGGCACGGGTCCAGGGCCTTCCGTCACGGAGGAGATCGAAAAGCTCGCCGGTTCGCACGGGCGGAGTCAAGCACATGCACGACTTTGCACGCTAGGCCTAAGACTTTTGCGAGGTGCTCGACAAAAGCCGGTGACGCATGCCACAGTGACGCCGTGCCCCCGAACCACTCCACTGAGAACGCACTCGTCGCGACCGCGATGTCCAAGAGCTTCTTCGGCAACACCGTGCTGGACGGTCTCGACCTCACCCTGCGTGCGGGCGAGGTCCACGGGCTCGTCGGTGAGAACGGTGCCGGCAAGTCGACGCTGATGAAGATGCTCGCCGGCGTCTACACCCCCGACAGCGGCACGATCGTCGTCGGCGGCGAGCAGGTCTCCTTCAGCCACCCGGTGCAGGCGCAGCGCGCGGGCGTGTCCACCGTCTTCCAGGAGTTCAACCTGCTCCTCGAGCGCACCATCGCCGAGAACATCTGGCTCGGGCGCGAGCCACGCCGCTTCGGTCGGGTCGGGCCGGTCGACACCGCCAGGATGCGCCGCGACACCGACGAGCTCCTCGCGGGTCTCGGCGTCGCCGGTCTCAAGGCCGGCACGCTCGTGCGGAGCCTGTCGGTCGCCGAGCAGCAGATCGTCGAGATCGCCAAGGCGGTCAGCTTCGACGCCAAGGTGATCCAGATGGACGAGCCCACCGCGGCGCTCGCCGACCACGAGGTCGAGCTGCTCTACGCCATCATCCGGCGCCTCACCGACCGCGGCGTCGCGATCGTCTACGTCTCCCACCGGCTCAAGGAGATCTTCGACCTCTGCCAGACGATCACCGTCCTCAAGGACGGCCAGCACGTCGCGACCCGGCCGGCCGCCGAGCTCTCCGAGGCCGAGCTCGTGCGCCTCATGGTGGGCCGCCCACTGACCACGTACTTCCCCGAGAAGCCCGCCGACGTGAGCGTCGGCGACGTGCGACTCGCGCTGTCGGGGGTCGGCAACGGCTACGTCGACGGCGTGTCGCTCGAGGTGCGGGCCGGCGAGATCGTCGGCATCGCGGGACTCCAGGGCTCCGGTCGCACCGAGCTGCTCGAGACCGTCTTCGGCGTCCACCCCGTCGCGCGCGGCAGCATCACCCTCGACGGTGCGCCGCTGAAGGTCGGCAGCCCGCGCCAGGGCGTACGTGCCCGCCTGGCCTTCATCACCGAGGACCGCAAGGCCAAGGGCCTCGCCCTCAACCAGTCGATCCTCGACAACGCCCTGGGCGTCGTCCGGTCGGTCTTCCCGCGGCGCACCACCACGGCCCGCCGGGAGATGCCGGGAGTGCTGTCCGGCCTCGACGTCGCGGCCGCCAGCCTCGGCCAGGAGGTGCAGTTCCTCTCCGGCGGCAACCAGCAGAAGGTCGTGCTCGCCCGCTGGCTGAGCATCGACCCGCTGGTGGTGCTGATGGACGAGCCCACCCGCGGCATCGACGTCGGTGCCAAGCACCGCGTCTACGAGCTGATGCGCGAGCTGACCCGTGCGGGAGTCGCCGTCCTGATGGTCTCCAGCGAGCTCCCGGAGGTCATCGGCATGTCCGACCGCATCCTCGTGATGCGCGACGGGACCCTTGCCGGCGAGCTGTCGGCCGGGGCTACGGAGGAGGCCGTGCTCGCCATGGCCACCGGAGCGACGAGCGAGGAGGACGCGGCGTGAGCGCCACCACCGACCAGACCCCCGGGCCGCAGGAGTCCCCCCACGAGGTGGCCGAGCCCACGGAGGTCGTACGCCGCCGCCGCGCCGCGCGGGCCAAGGGTGCCAAGCGCCTCGACTCGACCGCGCTGATCTACCTCGTGCTGGTCGGCGTCATCGCGGCCTCCGTCGTGCTGACCGCCGTGGAGGGCCGCAACTTCTTCAGCCAGGGCAACGTCTGGGCGATCCTCACTGCGATGAGCGTGCTGGGCCTGATCGCCATCGGCCAGACGCTGGTGATCCTGGTCGGCAGCCTCGACCTGTCGGTGCCCTACGTCGTCAGCCTCGCCACGGTCATCGCTGCCGGCGGGATGAAAGGGCTCGACGGCAACATCGCGGCCGCGACCTTCAACACGCTGGCGCTGTGCGCCGCGATCGGCCTCGTGATGGGGCTCCTGGTCAGCCTCCTGCACGTGCACGGCTTCATCGCCAGCCTCGGCATCGGCCTGGTCGTGAGCGGCTACCTCGGCACCAACTACCAGGGCAGCCACGGCGCCGCCGCCCCCGACCTGAGGCTGCTCGGTCGCAGCGGCATCGGGGGGTGGATCCCCACCGCGTTCGTCATCCTGCTCGTCTGTGCGGTCCTGGTGACGCTCCTGCTCCGCTACACCCGGCTGGGGCATCACGTCTACGCCATCGGCGGCAACCGAGACGTGGCCCGCATGTCCGGCGTGCGCACCGCCCTACCGGTGGTCTCCGCGCACGTCCTCTGCTCGGTGCTGGCCGGCCTCGCCGCGCTGCTGCTGCTCTCCCGCACCGGCGTCGGGTCGCCGACGATCGGGTCGCAGGGACGCTACGACCTGCTCTCCATCGCGGCAGTCGTCCTCGGCGGCACCCTGCTCGCCGGCGGCAAGGGCAGCGTCGTGGGCACCATCGGCGGCGTCGCGATCTTCGCGGTCCTCGACAACGTCATGGGCGTGATGCAGGTCAACCCGTTCCTCAAGGACTTCGTCCGAGGCCTGGTGATCGTGCTCGCCGTCGCCGTCTACGCGCGGCGCAGCGTCGTACGCCGCCCTCCGCGCTTCGGCGCCTCCAGACCGGTCCTCCACGTCCCGTCCCCGACGGGCCCGTCCACGAAGGGGGAGTCGGCATGAGCGCCACCACCTCCGTCACCGGCTCCGGGGGCACGGCCGGCCGTACGCTCCCGCTCACCGAGGGCTCGGTGGTCCAGCGGCTGCTGCGCGGCGCCGTGACCCCGGGCGGCGCGGTGTTCATCCTCGCCGCGATCCTCTTCGTCGCCGTGGTCTCGGCGAACCCGTCCTTCGGCGAGCCGCCGCAGCTGATCCGATTCATCGGTCGCACGGCCCCGATCGCGATCGCCGCGATGGGCCAGTACTACGTGATCGTCTCCGGCGAGTTCGACCTCTCCATGGGCGCGGTGATCGCGACCCAGGTCGTCATCGCCGGCAACTACATCGGCGACGACGAGAGCCGGGTCCTCCCGGCACTCGCGCTGATGTTCGCGGTCGGCGCCGTGGTCGGCCTGGTCAACGGCCTCGGCACGACGCTGCTGCGGGTGCCGAGCTTCATCGTCACCCTGGGCACCATGCTGGCCCTGGGGGGTCTCGTCCGGTTCCTGACCGGCGGCGCCGCCACCGGCAACCCGGTCGACACCTTCCGCGAGATCGGTCGCGGCGGCATCCAGGACGTGCCCGTCCTCGAGGTGCTGCCCTACCCCGTGATCATCCTGGTGGTGATCATGGTCGGCGGCGTGTGGCTGATGCGCTCCCCGTTCGGCCGCACGATCATCGCCACCGGCGACAACCCGGACGCCGCCGGCCTGGCCGGGGCGCACGTGTGGTGGGTCAAGACCCGGGCCTTCATGCTCTCCTCGCTCTCGGCCACCGTCGCCGGCATCCTGCTGGTCGGCTACGCCGGCGTGCACCCCTCCGTGGGGGCCGGCTACGAGTTCCAGGCGATCACCGCCGTCGTGCTCGGCGGCGTGGTCCTCGGCGGCGGTCGGGGCTGGCTCCTGTCCGCCGCGGCGGGTGCCTTCGCGCTCGAGCTGCTCTTCTCGTTCCTCAACTTCCAGGAGATCGAGTCGACCTGGAGGCCGACGGTCCAGGGCGTGATCATCATCCTCGCCGTCGCCGCTGCCGGTCGCGCCTGGTCGCTGGGCCGGCGTCCCACGCGGACCTCACCACCCGCTCCACCTGCCGCACCACCTGCGTCACCCGCACCATCACCCACCACTGCCCGCTCGGGCACTGAAACAGGAGAAATCTGATGCGCCGAAAGATCCACCGCGCGCCGATGGCCGTGGCCTCGGCACTGCTGCTCGGGGTGTTCGCCACGTCCTGCAGCACCGAGGACCCGACGGACTCCGGTTCCGGGACCGACGACAGCTCGGAGACCTCGGAGTCGCCCGAGGCCTCGGAGAGCCCGGATGAAGGCGGTGAGCAGGAGTGGTTCGACCAGGCCGTCTACGACGAGCAGTTCGAGCAGCGCTCGGCCACGTTCGAGGGGGACCCCGAGACCCCGTGGCTGCAGTACATCGACGGTGAGATGACCGACACCGCCGACTACAAGTCCAACAAGGCGGGCAAGGCGTGCTTCGCCAACGCCTCGATCTCCAACCCGTGGCGCCAGACCGGCTGGATCACCATGAACCAGCAGCTCGAGGCCCTGCAGGAGAAGGGCGTCATCTCCGAGATGGAGACCCGTGACGCCGGCGACGACGACAACACGCAGATCGCCGACATCGACTACTTCATCTCCGAGGGCAACTGCGACGCCTTCATCATCTCGCCCAACTCCACCGCCGCCATGACCGACGCGGTCGAGCGGGCGTGCGAGACCGGCAAGCCCGTCGTGGTCTTCGACCGCGGCGTGGAGACCGACTGCGCCACCACCTTCATCCACCCGATCGGTGGCTTCGCGTGGGGCATCGACACCGCCGAGTTCCTCATCGACAACCTCGAGGAGGGCGACAAGGTCGTCGCGCTGCGCATCCTGCCCGGCGTCGACGTGCTCGAGCAGCGCTGGGCCGCGGCCCAGAAGCTCTTCGAGGAGAACGGCATCGAGGCGGTCGACTTCTTCACCGGCGCCGACCCGACCGAGATCAAGACCTTCATCACCGACGAGCTCAACAAGGGCGAGGTCCAGGGCGTCTGGATGGACGCCGGTGACGGTGCCGTCGCCGCCATCGAGGCCTTCGAGGACTTCGGCGCCGACCTCCCGGTCATGACCGGCGAGGACGAGATGAGCTTCCTGCGCAAGTGGGAGGAGACCGGCCTGAACGGCCTGGCGCCCGTCTACTCCAACTTCCAGTGGCGCACCCCGCTCCTCGCGCTCGAGAAGATCTGGGCCGGCGAGGAGGTCCCGAAGGAGTGGGTCCTGCCGCAGGTCCCGATCACCGAGGACGAGCGCGGCGACTACCTCGAGGCCAACGAGGGCATGCCCGACGGCCACTACGCCAAGTTCGGCGGCGAGGACCTGCCGGGCTACCCCGAGGTGTGGCAGGAGCGCCAGATCCCCTGATCCGGCACTGAACCACCGCTCGGTGGGCCGGGCTGCGCGAGCCCGGCCCACCGATCCCACCCCACCCTCCAGCGAGAAGGACACCGACAGCCATGCGAGAGATCGGCGTGAACACGTGGGTCTGGACCTCCCCGCTCACCGACGCGGGCGTGGCCGACCTGCTGCACCGGATCGCGGACATGGGCTTCGACGCCGTCGAGCTCCCCCTCGAGAACGCGGGCGACCTCGATGCCGCGGTCGTGACCGACGTGCTCGCCGAGACAGGGCTGACCCCGTGCGTCGTCGGGGCGATGGCGCCGGGACGAGACCTCGTGGACGCCGACTGCGTGGCCGCCACGCAGGACTACCTCCGTGCCTGCATCGACTTCGCCGCCGGCGTCGGGGCACGCTCGGTGTGCGGACCCTTCTACGCCGCCACCGGTCGCGTGTGGCGGATGGACGCCGCGCAGCGGCAGGCGGCGTACGACGACCTCCGCACCCACCTCGCGCCGGTCGTCGACCACGCGGTCGCGCAGGGCGTACGCCTCGGTGTCGAGCCGCTGAACCGCTACGAGACCTCGCTGGTCAACACCGTCGACCAGGCCCTTACCGCGCTCGAGCCGCTGCTCGGCGAGGGACTCGGCCTGGCGCTCGACAGCTATCACCTCAACATCGAGGAGCGCTCCAGCGCCGACGCGATCCGCGCCGCGGGGGAGCACCTGGCACACGTCCAGGTCTGCGGCAGCGACCGCGGTGCTCCCGGCGGCGACCAGACCGACTGGCCCGCCTTCGTGGCCGCGCTCGACGAGGTCGGCTACGACGGCCCGCTGGTCATCGAGAGCTTCACCGCCGACAACGCCTCCATCGCCACGGCCGCCTCCATCTGGCGACCGCTGGCACCCACCCAGGACGAGCTCGCCCGAGACGGCTTGTCCTTCCTCCGGTCGCTCGCCTGAGCCACCGCCACCGCACGTCAGGAGATCCACGTGACCAGCACACCCAGCGCCTCGGGCGCCGCCGGGTCCCCGGGAGTCGCCGTCATCGGCTACGCCTTCATGGGCAAGGCGCACTCCCACGCATGGCGCAACGTCGCCGCGCTCCGACCCGGTGCACCCGGCGTACGCCAGCAGGTCCTGGTCGGCCGCGACGCGGCCGCCGTCGGTGCCGCGGCCGAGCAGTACGGCTGGGCCGAGACCGCGACCGACTGGCACGAGGTGCTCGAGCGCGACGACATCGACATCGTCGACGTCTGCGTCCCCGGGCACCTGCACGCCGAGGTGGCGATCGCCGCCCTGGAGGCGGGCAAGCACGTGATCGCCGAGAAGCCGCTCGCCAACACCATGGCCGAGGCCGAGAAGATGGTCGCCACCGCCCGCGCCGCCCGCCAGCGCGGCGTCCACTCGATGGTCGGCTTCAACTACCGCCGCGTCCCCGCGCTGGCGCTCGCCCGCCGGCACCTGGCCGACGGTCGCATCGGCGAGGTGCGCCAGGTGCGCATCTCCTACCTGCAGGACTGGCTCGCCGACGAGGACGCGCCGATGACCTGGCGCCTGCGGCGCGAGCTCGCCGGGTCGGGCGCGCTGGGCGACCTCGCCTCGCACGCGGTCGACCAGGTCCGCTACCTGCTCGGCCAGGAGGTCACCGAGGTCAACGCCCTCACCCACACCTTCGTGCCACAGCGCACCGGCGACTCGGGCCTCGAGGACGTGACGGTCGACGACGCCGCCTGGAGCACCATGCGGACGAGTGGGGGCGCCGTGGTCAGCCTCGAGGTGACCCGCATGGCGACGGCCCGCAAGAACGCCCTCGGCATCGAGGTCTACGGCAGCGCCGGCGCCCTGCGCTTCGACCTCGAGTCGCTCAACCACCTCGACGAGTGCCTCGACGGGGGAGACAGCTTCGCCCGCCGGCTCGTGACCGAGCCGGGCGACCCCTACCTCGACGGCTGGTGGCCGCCGGGACACGTGCTGGGCTGGGACGCTACGTTCACCAACCAGGCCGCCGACTTCCTCACCGCGCTGGCCGCGGGGGAGGAGCCGACGCCGTCCTTCGAGGACGGGCTCGCCGTGCAGAGGGTGCTGGCCGCGATCGAGGCCAGCTCCGCGCAGGGCGGCAGCTGCACGCGCGTCGACACCGGACTCGGAATGGAGCACAGCTGATGGGCCGTCCGTTCACCCTGTTCACCGGCCAGTGGGTCGACCTGCCGCTCGAGGAGGTGGCGCGCCTCGCCGCCGAGTGGGGGTACGACGGCCTTGAGGTCGCCGTCTCCGGCGAGCACCTCGACGCCTGGCGCTGGGACGACGACGACTACGTCGCCGAGCGCCTCGGCATCCTCGACAAGCACGGCCTCCAGCTCCACGCCATCTCCAACCACCTCACCGGCCAGGCGATCTGCGACGACCCGATCGACTTCCGCCACCAGGCCATCGTGCGCGAGCGCGTGTGGGGCGACGGTGACGCCGAGGGCGTGCGCCAGCGCGCGGCCGAGGAGATGAAGCTGACCGCCAGGCTCGCGCAGAAGCTCGGCGTGAAGACGGTGGTCGGCTTCACCGGGTCCTCCATCTGGCAGTACGTCGCGATGTTCCCGCCGGTGCCCGCCGAGCGGATCGAGGCCGGCTACCAGGACTTCGCGGACCGCTGGAACCCGATCCTCGACGTCTTCGACGAGTGCGGCGTGCGCTTCGCCCACGAGGTCCACCCCTCCGAGATCGCCTACGACTACTGGACCACCCGGCGCGCGCTCGACGCCGTCGGCAACCGGCCCGCCTTCGGCATCAACTGGGACCCCAGCCACATGCTCTGGCAGGGCATCGACCCGGTCGCCTTCATCACCGACTTCGCCGACCGGATCTACCACGTCGACTGCAAGGACACCCGGATGAGGATGGGCGGCGGCCGCAACGGCATCCTCTCCTCGCACCTGCCCTGGGACGACCCCCGGCGCGGCTGGACCTTCGTGTCCACCGGGCACGGCGACATCCCCTGGGAGGACTGCTTCCGGACCCTCACCGCGATCGGCTACGACGGCCCGATCTCGGTCGAGTGGGAGGACGCCGGGATGGACCGGCTGCGCGGTGCCCCGGAGGCGCTGGCCCGGCTGCGGGCGCTGGACTTCGACCCGCCGGCCCAGTCGTTCGACGCGGCGTTCAGCAAGCAGTCCGAGGGCTGAGCCGCGGCGCCGGGAGCCCGCCCTGTGACTGAGCCCACGTGACAGCGGGGGTCCGGGCGGGGGCGGCTGCGGCACGATGTGCGGCATGAAGACGAACGCCGGCAACTTCTTCGAGGACTTCACGCTCGGGCAGGTCATCGAGCACGCCACCCCGCGCACGGTCACGGAGGGGGACCGGGCGCTCTACGGGGCGATCTACCCGACCCGCTTCGCGGTGCCGTCGTCGGCGGAGCTCGCCGCGTCCGTCGGCCTCGCGCCGCACCCGGTCGAGGAGCTCATCGGCTTCCACATCGCCTTCGGCAAGACCGTCCCCGACGTCTCGCTCAACGCCGTGGCCAACCTCGGCTACGCCGAGTGCCGCTTCCACGTGCCGGTCGCCCCGGGCGACACCCTGCGCACCCGGTCGGAGGTGATCGGCCTCAAGGAGAACTCCAACGGCCGGACGGGTGTCGTCTGGGTGCGCTCCACCGCGACCAACCAGCGCGGCGAGACCGCGATCGACTGGGCGCGCTGGGTGATGGTGCACAAGCGATCGGCCGACTCGCCCGCGCCCGACACCGTGGTGCCCGACCTCGCGCCGGCCGTCGAGGCCTCCGACCTCGTCGTGCCCGCGGGCCTCGACTTCTCGTCGTACGACGTGGTGGCGGCCGGCTCGCCGCACCTGCTCGGCGACTACGAGGTGGGGGAGCGGATCGACCATGTCGACGGCGTGACCCTCACCGACGCCGAGCACATGATGGCCACCCGGCTGTGGCAGAACACCGCCAAGGTGCACTTCAACACCGACGCCCGACCGGACGGCAGGCGGCTCGTCTACGGCGGGCACGTCATCTCGCTCGCCCGGGCGCTGTCGTTCAACGGCCTCGCGAACGCCCAGCTCGTCGCGGCGATCAACGCCGGGGCCCACGTCGCCCCGGCCTTCGCCGGCGACACCGTCCACGCGTGGTCCGAGGTGCTCGACACCGCCGAGCTCGACGCCCCGGCTGTCGGCGCGCTCCGCCTCCGGCTGGTCGCGACGAAGGGTCGGGACGAGTCGATGACCCTGCGCGGAGCGGACGGGAAGTACGCCGACGGGGTGCTGCTCGACCTCGACTACTGGGCGCTCGTGCCGCGCTGATCCCCCTGGGGGCCGGTCAGCGGTGGGTCAGGAGCTCGTCCGCGATCGCGGCGACCGCCCCGTCGAGGGTGGGTGTGTCCGCGAGGTCCAGCCTCGACAGCACCACCCGCGCCGCCGCGAGCAGCTCGTCGTCGGTGGCGTCGTCGGGCGTACGCCCCGTGCGCGGGTCGGCCGGCAGCAGGTCGTGGAGGTCGCCCACCACGTCGTACGCGCTGGCGCGGAGGTCGGCGACCGTCGCCTCGGAGCGGTCGCGGACCCAGTCGTGGTGCCGCTCCGGGAGCACGAAGGACTCCCGCTCCGCGGAGCCGGCCAGCGCCTCGGGGACGAACCTGCCCTTCACGTGGCGGGTCAGGGCAGGCGTACGCCGTGGGCGCGGCACCCGCTCGTTGATCCGCCGCAGCAGCTCGGCCTCGACCAGTCCGAGGGAGTCGTTGGGTGTGCGCGCGTCGGTGTCGAGGCCGGTCACGTCCAGGCCGAGCACGGCAGCGGTCCGCAGCCAGAGCTCGTCTCGCGGCGCCCCGGCGGGTGGGACGACGACGAGGTGGGCGCGGCCGGCCGGGAGGCCGTCGGACCAGAGGGCCAGGATGGCGGGCACGTCCTGGTAGCGCCAGAACTTCTGGTCGTCCTCCCCGCGCCGGACCGTCGCGAGGAAGCGGCGGTAGGGCTGGCGCGCCCCCATCTTGACCCGCTGCTGCCACGCCGAGGGCAGCACGCGGCCGAGGTCGCGGGCGGTCAGCACGACGTGCACCTCGTCGGCCGCGCCGGCCAGGTCGGCCAGCGCGGCGGCCGCGGCGGCGGGCGGGGAGTCGGAGAAGTGCTCGTTGGTGACGAGCGCGTCGCCGGACCACGCGCGGGTCTCCTCCACCAGTCGACCCCACGCGTCGCGCTCGCGGTTGCC
It contains:
- a CDS encoding sugar ABC transporter ATP-binding protein, whose product is MPPNHSTENALVATAMSKSFFGNTVLDGLDLTLRAGEVHGLVGENGAGKSTLMKMLAGVYTPDSGTIVVGGEQVSFSHPVQAQRAGVSTVFQEFNLLLERTIAENIWLGREPRRFGRVGPVDTARMRRDTDELLAGLGVAGLKAGTLVRSLSVAEQQIVEIAKAVSFDAKVIQMDEPTAALADHEVELLYAIIRRLTDRGVAIVYVSHRLKEIFDLCQTITVLKDGQHVATRPAAELSEAELVRLMVGRPLTTYFPEKPADVSVGDVRLALSGVGNGYVDGVSLEVRAGEIVGIAGLQGSGRTELLETVFGVHPVARGSITLDGAPLKVGSPRQGVRARLAFITEDRKAKGLALNQSILDNALGVVRSVFPRRTTTARREMPGVLSGLDVAAASLGQEVQFLSGGNQQKVVLARWLSIDPLVVLMDEPTRGIDVGAKHRVYELMRELTRAGVAVLMVSSELPEVIGMSDRILVMRDGTLAGELSAGATEEAVLAMATGATSEEDAA
- a CDS encoding ABC transporter permease, encoding MSATTDQTPGPQESPHEVAEPTEVVRRRRAARAKGAKRLDSTALIYLVLVGVIAASVVLTAVEGRNFFSQGNVWAILTAMSVLGLIAIGQTLVILVGSLDLSVPYVVSLATVIAAGGMKGLDGNIAAATFNTLALCAAIGLVMGLLVSLLHVHGFIASLGIGLVVSGYLGTNYQGSHGAAAPDLRLLGRSGIGGWIPTAFVILLVCAVLVTLLLRYTRLGHHVYAIGGNRDVARMSGVRTALPVVSAHVLCSVLAGLAALLLLSRTGVGSPTIGSQGRYDLLSIAAVVLGGTLLAGGKGSVVGTIGGVAIFAVLDNVMGVMQVNPFLKDFVRGLVIVLAVAVYARRSVVRRPPRFGASRPVLHVPSPTGPSTKGESA
- a CDS encoding ABC transporter permease — its product is MSATTSVTGSGGTAGRTLPLTEGSVVQRLLRGAVTPGGAVFILAAILFVAVVSANPSFGEPPQLIRFIGRTAPIAIAAMGQYYVIVSGEFDLSMGAVIATQVVIAGNYIGDDESRVLPALALMFAVGAVVGLVNGLGTTLLRVPSFIVTLGTMLALGGLVRFLTGGAATGNPVDTFREIGRGGIQDVPVLEVLPYPVIILVVIMVGGVWLMRSPFGRTIIATGDNPDAAGLAGAHVWWVKTRAFMLSSLSATVAGILLVGYAGVHPSVGAGYEFQAITAVVLGGVVLGGGRGWLLSAAAGAFALELLFSFLNFQEIESTWRPTVQGVIIILAVAAAGRAWSLGRRPTRTSPPAPPAAPPASPAPSPTTARSGTETGEI
- a CDS encoding substrate-binding domain-containing protein → MRRKIHRAPMAVASALLLGVFATSCSTEDPTDSGSGTDDSSETSESPEASESPDEGGEQEWFDQAVYDEQFEQRSATFEGDPETPWLQYIDGEMTDTADYKSNKAGKACFANASISNPWRQTGWITMNQQLEALQEKGVISEMETRDAGDDDNTQIADIDYFISEGNCDAFIISPNSTAAMTDAVERACETGKPVVVFDRGVETDCATTFIHPIGGFAWGIDTAEFLIDNLEEGDKVVALRILPGVDVLEQRWAAAQKLFEENGIEAVDFFTGADPTEIKTFITDELNKGEVQGVWMDAGDGAVAAIEAFEDFGADLPVMTGEDEMSFLRKWEETGLNGLAPVYSNFQWRTPLLALEKIWAGEEVPKEWVLPQVPITEDERGDYLEANEGMPDGHYAKFGGEDLPGYPEVWQERQIP
- a CDS encoding sugar phosphate isomerase/epimerase family protein; amino-acid sequence: MREIGVNTWVWTSPLTDAGVADLLHRIADMGFDAVELPLENAGDLDAAVVTDVLAETGLTPCVVGAMAPGRDLVDADCVAATQDYLRACIDFAAGVGARSVCGPFYAATGRVWRMDAAQRQAAYDDLRTHLAPVVDHAVAQGVRLGVEPLNRYETSLVNTVDQALTALEPLLGEGLGLALDSYHLNIEERSSADAIRAAGEHLAHVQVCGSDRGAPGGDQTDWPAFVAALDEVGYDGPLVIESFTADNASIATAASIWRPLAPTQDELARDGLSFLRSLA
- a CDS encoding Gfo/Idh/MocA family protein gives rise to the protein MTSTPSASGAAGSPGVAVIGYAFMGKAHSHAWRNVAALRPGAPGVRQQVLVGRDAAAVGAAAEQYGWAETATDWHEVLERDDIDIVDVCVPGHLHAEVAIAALEAGKHVIAEKPLANTMAEAEKMVATARAARQRGVHSMVGFNYRRVPALALARRHLADGRIGEVRQVRISYLQDWLADEDAPMTWRLRRELAGSGALGDLASHAVDQVRYLLGQEVTEVNALTHTFVPQRTGDSGLEDVTVDDAAWSTMRTSGGAVVSLEVTRMATARKNALGIEVYGSAGALRFDLESLNHLDECLDGGDSFARRLVTEPGDPYLDGWWPPGHVLGWDATFTNQAADFLTALAAGEEPTPSFEDGLAVQRVLAAIEASSAQGGSCTRVDTGLGMEHS
- a CDS encoding sugar phosphate isomerase/epimerase family protein; translated protein: MGRPFTLFTGQWVDLPLEEVARLAAEWGYDGLEVAVSGEHLDAWRWDDDDYVAERLGILDKHGLQLHAISNHLTGQAICDDPIDFRHQAIVRERVWGDGDAEGVRQRAAEEMKLTARLAQKLGVKTVVGFTGSSIWQYVAMFPPVPAERIEAGYQDFADRWNPILDVFDECGVRFAHEVHPSEIAYDYWTTRRALDAVGNRPAFGINWDPSHMLWQGIDPVAFITDFADRIYHVDCKDTRMRMGGGRNGILSSHLPWDDPRRGWTFVSTGHGDIPWEDCFRTLTAIGYDGPISVEWEDAGMDRLRGAPEALARLRALDFDPPAQSFDAAFSKQSEG
- a CDS encoding MaoC family dehydratase; the encoded protein is MKTNAGNFFEDFTLGQVIEHATPRTVTEGDRALYGAIYPTRFAVPSSAELAASVGLAPHPVEELIGFHIAFGKTVPDVSLNAVANLGYAECRFHVPVAPGDTLRTRSEVIGLKENSNGRTGVVWVRSTATNQRGETAIDWARWVMVHKRSADSPAPDTVVPDLAPAVEASDLVVPAGLDFSSYDVVAAGSPHLLGDYEVGERIDHVDGVTLTDAEHMMATRLWQNTAKVHFNTDARPDGRRLVYGGHVISLARALSFNGLANAQLVAAINAGAHVAPAFAGDTVHAWSEVLDTAELDAPAVGALRLRLVATKGRDESMTLRGADGKYADGVLLDLDYWALVPR